The Bombus pascuorum chromosome 5, iyBomPasc1.1, whole genome shotgun sequence genome segment TTTTAGTTGGTTACGAAGAAATCTATCATTTTCCACATTTAGTCTATTTTCtgccaattaaaaaatttatcgaggaAATGCTATTACATTAGGaaacatttagaaaattatttaatgtatatgACTACCTTCTTTCCCAggcaatattaatataaaaacatgtatatataaaatcatcGATGATATCAGAATCTAGTGATATACAGGACACGATCATATCTGTAAAAAGATCTCGACCTCTCGACACTCATAGACTAAAGCTCATGATCATATAAGATcatataaacaaatttcgGCCACGATCATATGAAGATATTTCAGATCTCGACAGTCGTTAGGGAAAACATACCGAAAATTGAATTATGACTAGTTGTAAAGAAACAACATGGAAGACGACAAAATTCGCATTCTTGCGAGACAGACAGAGATAAATAGAGTATCTCTGTCTCTATTTGAGTCATTCATGGCATGTCATGCAGGCGCAGAATGAGAACCTTCTTGTCctccatatttatttttcacaacTAGTCACGATTCAATTTTCGGATGATTTTGCCTAGGCTTCGGTATGGGTTTCGAAACCTGTTTATATGATCGTAGATGAGACTAGTTGTGAAAAATCAACAATAATGACGTAGGGTGCTCTCTACAACCTTTTTGCAACTGTGgatctatttatttttctattttagtaACACGATTGTATATACGTTTATATGACCGTCGTTTGGAATATGTCACTCACTAGGGGAATGCATTCGCCGAGTGAGTCCATAAAAATCAACATGGAGGGCCAGAAAGGTATCAAAAAGGACGTTCTACGCATGCGTGACACATGCATATGTTAAATACTATCTAAAACGATGAATGCCTCAGAGACAGACACAACATAACTGCTAGAAGAAGACAGAATATATATAGGTGTAGGTTCTTTTGGTCGTACGATTTACGGTAAGGTGGAATTAGATCAACGCACCTAATATTATCCAAGTAATCTTTTATTGTAATAAGAGAaaaactatatattttatcaaattttatacattttagacttcttctttaataaaaataccatattttctgtaaatatattattaaatttgattaattttacctTGGAAAGGTTAGAATCTAACATTTTGTTGgcttataaaaagaaataacattcATTTTCTTAGttttaaaatcgaaataatattttataaagagtTTAGCTCAATTATTggttattttttgtttaaaatttaagatttaCGTGAAAACGTGACATAACCTCTGCAAAACATGATGgatatgtttaataaaagattacgaaatagaaataaattaaaataaaactctATTGAgactttatatacaattttgtcAACTATGCTAgcattaatttattgtttagaatgaatatttgaacaaaatataagTGCATGATTATTATGCTATCTATCAATAGTTGTATTacaatgaatttatatttatgttctaGATGACTGATAcaaaggaaacaaaagaatCAAAGGCGAAGTCTCCGGAGAACAAAAATGCTCCTGTGGAGATTAAAAAAGGTGCAAAGAAAGGTCGGATTAGGCCTCGAAATTACGACATAGGAAATGGTGTTTATAGGTTTAGCCGAACCCGTATGTTCCACAAGAAAGCCATCTACAAATTTCTTGGCTCCAAAACTCCAAAAACTGTATGTCTAACAATATCacatattctatttatttttgttaatactaGTTTGGTTAATTTAAAAGTCTTATCTAGaagttcttcattttttaagatatgtagaaatatttgaagttcCTTATGCTTTTTACCttttaagtaattatacagtaaagatatatttattatccaaTCTGTTTATTGTAATcgaatattgttataaaataatgactatatattaaattgaatgaagaaaaatagatagcaaaataatataatttcaattttcttaaatattttgaagtgGTATAAAGAACTATGTAATCAAGAAGATTAATATAGTttcatataatgtatatactttttgataaatgtttaattctaaatatttaatggTAATTATAGGTTAAGCCTAAGAAACCAGTCACTATTGAAAAGAAGATTAGTGGTGACAAAAATGGAGAGAAGCGTACTGTATTATTAAAGAAGAGGCGTGCAAACTATCCTACTGCAGATCCAGTAACTGTACACCAtgctaaaaaatgtttcagtgAGCATAATCGTTATTTGAGACCATCCTTGAAACCAGGAACAATTTGTATCCTGTTAGCTGGTGCTCATAAAGGAAAACGTGTTATTTTCTTAAAGCAACTTGAGAGCGGTTTACTCTTAATTACAGGTGAGATTTATTTGAAGTTATTatgtagtaaaatattaatatgataaattaaaatatcaaaatgttttttaaaatagGTCCTTTCTTGATCAACGCTTGCCCACTCCGTAGAGTTAGTCAAAATTATGTAATCGCGACTTCCACCCGTATTAACATTTCTGGTTTGAAGATTCCGGCTTACATTAGCGACGATTATTTCAAGAGAAAACGCGAGAAACGCGcaaagaaggaagaaggtgATATCTTCAGCAAAAAGAAGGTCGAGTACAAAGCAAGTGACCAGAGGAAAGCTGATCAAAAAGTGATTGACAAATTTGTGATTTCTGCTATCaagagaaacaaagagaaaaagatgttATTCACCTATTTATCAGCGATGTTTGGACTCAGGAGCAGCCAATATCCACatagattaaaattttaatcttttgtGATttgaatacaaatatataataaatacagaaacaTGAGGTAGATTTTTTATGACCTTGATTATAAATGTTCATAATTGTCCCggattcttttttattttatttgaaaactttatttataatgatgaatgaaataaaatttataatgtaatagaaggtacaataaaatttcgaaattttaaatttattttatcttctattgcagattatatttattttttagtaattaaatatGTCTTATATGCATCAATTTTGTGTTCGTAAGATatatgaaaaacgaaaagtgGTCTTTGTTATATAAGTGAATAGTTAAATTTTATGGTTTTATCGGTCTAAATATCCACTTAAGTTCGGTTTTTCGAGTGCGCATGCGCGTCACGAACTGGAACGTCAAATACAAGAAGATCGAATGATATCAATGTGTTATGatattgtaatatgtaaaatatgtttcaaacaaaaatatgCGTATATCTCCATACATAGTTTTCAGACTAATCCAGTTAGTGCTCAGCATCTGAGTAGTGACATCATTGTGTTAGATATAGCGGTGTAAATTCGTGCTCACACGACAAATGTCTATATGCATGTGACATGTCACGCATTCTCAAATGTCTTCTCCCAAAACCACTGAATATTCGGGCAATTATCAACGGTTTAACGATGATGCAAACATATCACTCGAGCAAGACATTTCACATCGAACATGTCAAAGTAAGtcaaatcaattttaattgtactattttaattcatttcattttttatttattctttacaatgaaatttccGCTTTTTCACAACTATGTTACTTTTGTCATTTTCACTTTTACTCTTTTagcttataatatttaacaaactaaacctcatattttattttacacatttttctgacataattatctataatagaacaatgatataaaattttacaaaaaatatataatacataatttagttaattgtaagtataatgtttgattttcttcatgataaagataaaaagaatttattttatattatttattttattgctgaAAAGTATCATTTACTTTTGCActatagaattatttattttttatatttatttcttattgtaGAATATGGATCTATATTATCATATCCTTCTGCAGAAAATCATGTAAACTCCTCCACTGAAAATGTAAGAACATCTGATCAAATCATtcataaatttgaaacagaTGATGTACATAGAGAAAACATGTCTGAAAATGCAGTACTTTCGTCACATGATTCAATCACAGATCATGATTTGCATTGGGAAATGAATTATCATGAAGCTGCAATATTTTTAGAggtatttatacatttatatgtatatatacttcTATGAATAATTGCTTTCAAATTTACTtacaataatgttatatatccaTAGGAAggtaaaaataatgaaaagttTGATTCGCACCCAAAGCATCCGGAAGATTTACCAGCTTATCTCTTAGTTCATAATAATTGGTATTATGGATTAGATCTATTAACTTCTCTTATACTTTTGGCTTTAGCTGTTGTAGAAGAGCCAGCTGTATCAATGTTTGGTGTAAGTCATTGATAAGAaagtacttttattttattacaatcgttatttatatattttaattttagatacCAGTGTGGGCGCATGGATCTATAGAACTTTTTGCTTTGATAATTATAGGTATAGAATTAGCTTTGAAACTAAGATGGATTGGCTGGTCAACAATGTTAAAACACAAGCGAACAATGCTGAAGGTAAAAAGAACACTTTTTTAGAATCAGATTTAATAGTCtgtagtataattttattgaactTCATATAAATCCACACGAGTTTACTGGTATATATGATCTGTATATCCTAATTGCTTATGTTTACATCTGGTAATTATTAGCAAATTGAATACCATTATGAGATTAAAGTACAGTTTTCTTTCATTACTTTGTCAATATGTCTAAGAACAGTGTACAATAAAATGGTTGTTTTGCACAAGACTGATACAAAAAGCATGAGGGTACTAATGAGAAGATAAGCAACAGCACAAGTGCAGACTATTTaagattacatttttattaaaacgagaCGCTGATAATTCCATTATTtgttcatttataatatattatgtatactaATACTTTTATTGGGACATCTTATAGAGAACACATTTAGATTTAactgatatatgtatagtttATTAGTAATTCTACTGCTACTGagtcattattattattgttattgttattatcatcatcatcattattgttaatgttgttgttgttgttgttgtatCATACtcattcatatttatatctattacaCAATGgtttaaaagtaataaacagTTATGAAACGTTTGTTTGATATAGAATGAATAGATcagaataattgaaatgaatCATTAATTAGAACCtagtaagaaaaataaaattgtaaaatacagaatgattcaaaataaaattgctaaaataacttgtaatttaacaaagatatattagaaaaattaagaaaaatttataattaagaaaataatgtcttgtttcttttaatatgataattagTACATATGATAAAAAGCTTTTTTAATAAGAAGTAACAGCaataatagaaatgaaattaccaTAATTTGTAGTCaatttgtaattacatatttaagatatctttaattaattttttaatacaagtGAAgactatacatataaattatttttacagtgTATCACATTAGTCATCATGTTTTTAGAAGCGATGACAGTACTAGTACGACAATCATCGCATTTCCGTGTAACACGTGCTCTAAGGCCCATTTTTTTAGTAGATACAAAATGTTTTGGAGGCGTTAGAAGATTTATCAGACAAATACTTTTGACATTGCCACCAATTCTGGATATGTTAGGcttgcttttattttttataacactGTATACTGTATTGGGTTACTATATGTTTTCTgaaatgaatagaaatttttgtacACTACAAGACAGTTTTGTGAGTCTCTTTGTTCTTCTTACTACTGCTAAGTaagtataattgtaattaaatttccagtatttaataatttggaTACATTTTATTGTGTTTAGATATTAGTAACAATATCAATATCTAGTTTTCCAGATGTAATGATGCCATCATATTCAAGAAACAAATGGTATGcgatatattttgtatcttaTTTGTCTACAATGTTGTACGTAATGATGAATTTGATGTTGGCGGTGGTTAACGAAACATTTACAGCAGCTGAAcgtgataaatttaaaaaattgtttttacatAAAAGGAAAGCATGTCAACATGCCTTTAAGTTATTAGTTTCGAAACAAAATCCGGATAAAATGCGATTTCGCCAATTTGAAGGATTAATGCGATACTATGCTCCAaataaaagtatgtaaaatTCCTCCAGATAtatattaaagtttatttataaaacagaaaggtaagacaaattaaatttatcccATAATATACTCCACTACAGACATAAGAGACATTGTTCTAATGTATCAACATTTAAATGCTTCTGGAAGTGGAGTTCTAAGTGTTGAAGagtttttaaacatttatgaTACTATTATACTTCAATGGGAACTACAATACTCTACTGTGCCTTGGTATCACAGTACATCACAACCTTTGCAGATTCTATGCACAGGAGCACATGCAGCTATTAGATGGCCATATTTTGAAAGCTTAATGTGTAAGTTTAAAAggaagacaaatttttataatactaatttacaattcatatattgaattataaaatgtttagaTATAACAATCATTGCAAATGGTATTGCTAtgataataagaatattacagCCAGGTGATAATGTTCATAGTACAATTCTATTTGCTGCATCTTGGGATACTTTTCTTTTCGGAGGAAGTAagtaaacataatatttataaaaggtgtttgaaaaattattttaatgctaattttattttatagtattcgTCACTGAAGCACTAATAAAAGTATTAGGACTTGGTACAAGACGATACCTGAGTTCCGGATGGAATCTTTTCGATTTAGGGACATCTATAATGACACTTGTTGCAGCTTgtattttatctctttttccTACGGCTACAttttttgttctatttagACCACTTCGACTGCTAAGAttgtttaaaatgaaaaaaagatacCGAGACGTATTTGGCACACTTGTGATTTTAACTCCCTTGATGTCTTCCACTGCAGTAGTCAtgcttgttttatattatttttttgcaATCATTGGGATGGAATTGTTTGCAGGATATAATATGCGAAATTGTTGCAAGTAAGTACATaagtaaaatatcttttttaataaattatatttttaaattgactactaaataatatgtatttgtcAGAAATACAACAGTTGAAGACTTTTACAAATACTCTGCCAATGAAAGTACCGCACTAGGatattattaccttaatacTTTTGACAACCTTATAGCCAGTGGAATGACCCTTTTTGAGTTAACGGTTGTTAATAATTggtttattttaatgaacgCATATGCATTTACTGTTGGAATGTAtacacgaatatattttatgatattttatttggtGACAATGATTGTTTTAACTATCGTGGTATCCAGTTTCTTAGAGGCCTTTCGATTTAGaatacattataaaaaatcaACATCTAAACGTGAtggtaattaatattcttaattattccacataaaatatggaagaaatatagactatttctttaaattttttttgttatatttaaccAAATTTGTACTTTTCTTGGGATTGTTAAATCTTCTATTAGTCCTTTTGTATACATTTCATTACAGAGGAAAAGATGCTACATGAAGAAGTGGAACTAAAATGGGACGAATTGCAATATATAGTAGAAGATTTTCAACTTTTGGAAAAATTGCGACCTTCGCTGATAGTTGGTGTAAGttttaagtttcaaaaaatatgttttttattattctgcaattacataataatgttGCAGGGAACTACTGTTTTTATTGGCTCGCGTCCTCGAACCAGAGAAGTTTtgcaaagaaaaatgtatacgaATGAAATTACCGAATGGATTATAGAGGCTAAACAAGCAGAAAGGCAGTTTTTATCAAATGCTACTCATagtttagaagaaaattatagagAGGAAGCAATTTCTGAAACAGATCATGTAGGATTAACAGACAATTTGCGACAAACACATCGTAATACATCAAATGTTGTATAATtgtagtaataaattaaatttcattgtatcTATTCACAATATAGAAGTATTGAAAGattgtaatatacaaatttacaaaGTAATGATTCagcgattaaattttttactaacaacataaaataaaaagaaaataatatatttaactgATATAAAAGagattaaacattttcatttcgGATTATGTTGCGATATGTAGAGACTCAAATAAttgatgatatttttaaaaatatagcaacataaataaaaattcactaAATCATATATCTTGTGTAAATAAG includes the following:
- the LOC132907337 gene encoding two pore calcium channel protein 1-like isoform X1 yields the protein MSSPKTTEYSGNYQRFNDDANISLEQDISHRTCQKYGSILSYPSAENHVNSSTENVRTSDQIIHKFETDDVHRENMSENAVLSSHDSITDHDLHWEMNYHEAAIFLEEGKNNEKFDSHPKHPEDLPAYLLVHNNWYYGLDLLTSLILLALAVVEEPAVSMFGIPVWAHGSIELFALIIIGIELALKLRWIGWSTMLKHKRTMLKCITLVIMFLEAMTVLVRQSSHFRVTRALRPIFLVDTKCFGGVRRFIRQILLTLPPILDMLGLLLFFITLYTVLGYYMFSEMNRNFCTLQDSFVSLFVLLTTANFPDVMMPSYSRNKWYAIYFVSYLSTMLYVMMNLMLAVVNETFTAAERDKFKKLFLHKRKACQHAFKLLVSKQNPDKMRFRQFEGLMRYYAPNKNIRDIVLMYQHLNASGSGVLSVEEFLNIYDTIILQWELQYSTVPWYHSTSQPLQILCTGAHAAIRWPYFESLMYITIIANGIAMIIRILQPGDNVHSTILFAASWDTFLFGGIFVTEALIKVLGLGTRRYLSSGWNLFDLGTSIMTLVAACILSLFPTATFFVLFRPLRLLRLFKMKKRYRDVFGTLVILTPLMSSTAVVMLVLYYFFAIIGMELFAGYNMRNCCKNTTVEDFYKYSANESTALGYYYLNTFDNLIASGMTLFELTVVNNWFILMNAYAFTVGMYTRIYFMIFYLVTMIVLTIVVSSFLEAFRFRIHYKKSTSKRDEEKMLHEEVELKWDELQYIVEDFQLLEKLRPSLIVGGTTVFIGSRPRTREVLQRKMYTNEITEWIIEAKQAERQFLSNATHSLEENYREEAISETDHVGLTDNLRQTHRNTSNVV
- the LOC132907337 gene encoding two pore calcium channel protein 1-like isoform X3, with the protein product MSSPKTTEYSGNYQRFNDDANISLEQDISHRTCQNDVHRENMSENAVLSSHDSITDHDLHWEMNYHEAAIFLEEGKNNEKFDSHPKHPEDLPAYLLVHNNWYYGLDLLTSLILLALAVVEEPAVSMFGIPVWAHGSIELFALIIIGIELALKLRWIGWSTMLKHKRTMLKCITLVIMFLEAMTVLVRQSSHFRVTRALRPIFLVDTKCFGGVRRFIRQILLTLPPILDMLGLLLFFITLYTVLGYYMFSEMNRNFCTLQDSFVSLFVLLTTANFPDVMMPSYSRNKWYAIYFVSYLSTMLYVMMNLMLAVVNETFTAAERDKFKKLFLHKRKACQHAFKLLVSKQNPDKMRFRQFEGLMRYYAPNKNIRDIVLMYQHLNASGSGVLSVEEFLNIYDTIILQWELQYSTVPWYHSTSQPLQILCTGAHAAIRWPYFESLMYITIIANGIAMIIRILQPGDNVHSTILFAASWDTFLFGGIFVTEALIKVLGLGTRRYLSSGWNLFDLGTSIMTLVAACILSLFPTATFFVLFRPLRLLRLFKMKKRYRDVFGTLVILTPLMSSTAVVMLVLYYFFAIIGMELFAGYNMRNCCKNTTVEDFYKYSANESTALGYYYLNTFDNLIASGMTLFELTVVNNWFILMNAYAFTVGMYTRIYFMIFYLVTMIVLTIVVSSFLEAFRFRIHYKKSTSKRDEEKMLHEEVELKWDELQYIVEDFQLLEKLRPSLIVGGTTVFIGSRPRTREVLQRKMYTNEITEWIIEAKQAERQFLSNATHSLEENYREEAISETDHVGLTDNLRQTHRNTSNVV
- the LOC132907341 gene encoding large ribosomal subunit protein eL6; amino-acid sequence: MTDTKETKESKAKSPENKNAPVEIKKGAKKGRIRPRNYDIGNGVYRFSRTRMFHKKAIYKFLGSKTPKTVKPKKPVTIEKKISGDKNGEKRTVLLKKRRANYPTADPVTVHHAKKCFSEHNRYLRPSLKPGTICILLAGAHKGKRVIFLKQLESGLLLITGPFLINACPLRRVSQNYVIATSTRINISGLKIPAYISDDYFKRKREKRAKKEEGDIFSKKKVEYKASDQRKADQKVIDKFVISAIKRNKEKKMLFTYLSAMFGLRSSQYPHRLKF
- the LOC132907337 gene encoding two pore calcium channel protein 1-like isoform X2, translated to MSSPKTTEYSGNYQRFNDDANISLEQDISHRTCQKNHVNSSTENVRTSDQIIHKFETDDVHRENMSENAVLSSHDSITDHDLHWEMNYHEAAIFLEEGKNNEKFDSHPKHPEDLPAYLLVHNNWYYGLDLLTSLILLALAVVEEPAVSMFGIPVWAHGSIELFALIIIGIELALKLRWIGWSTMLKHKRTMLKCITLVIMFLEAMTVLVRQSSHFRVTRALRPIFLVDTKCFGGVRRFIRQILLTLPPILDMLGLLLFFITLYTVLGYYMFSEMNRNFCTLQDSFVSLFVLLTTANFPDVMMPSYSRNKWYAIYFVSYLSTMLYVMMNLMLAVVNETFTAAERDKFKKLFLHKRKACQHAFKLLVSKQNPDKMRFRQFEGLMRYYAPNKNIRDIVLMYQHLNASGSGVLSVEEFLNIYDTIILQWELQYSTVPWYHSTSQPLQILCTGAHAAIRWPYFESLMYITIIANGIAMIIRILQPGDNVHSTILFAASWDTFLFGGIFVTEALIKVLGLGTRRYLSSGWNLFDLGTSIMTLVAACILSLFPTATFFVLFRPLRLLRLFKMKKRYRDVFGTLVILTPLMSSTAVVMLVLYYFFAIIGMELFAGYNMRNCCKNTTVEDFYKYSANESTALGYYYLNTFDNLIASGMTLFELTVVNNWFILMNAYAFTVGMYTRIYFMIFYLVTMIVLTIVVSSFLEAFRFRIHYKKSTSKRDEEKMLHEEVELKWDELQYIVEDFQLLEKLRPSLIVGGTTVFIGSRPRTREVLQRKMYTNEITEWIIEAKQAERQFLSNATHSLEENYREEAISETDHVGLTDNLRQTHRNTSNVV